The DNA segment AAGATCTGGTTCGCGGTGGAGAACTCTCCCGGGCCCACGGTGGGGGCCACGATCTCGCCGTTGGCCTCGAAGATCACGCCGCCGTCCTCGTCCATCAGCCGCACGCGCACCGCGTACTTCTGCCCCGCGTCTGCGAACTCGGCGTGTACCCGGAAGGCGAACACCATCTTGGGGTGCACCGTGGGGAACGTGGCCGCGGCGATCCGGTCGAAGATCCCCAGGACGTTGAGCTTGCCGTCCTGGGAGATGTTCGCCTCGTCCGCGAGGAACGCAACAGGGATCTTCAAAGGCTCTCCGGTGAGCGGGAAGGGGGCGGAAGCGGCGCCCCCGCCGGGGTTGCGAAAATCGCACCACGGTCCCGGAATTGCGACTCCGCGCCCCCGGCGTTTTGTCCCGCAGGCGAGCAGGGGCTATCTTGCCCCCGCACGCAGTCCGACCACGCACCTCCGCCCGAGCCAGAGGTAGATGTCCGCAGCCGAGCAGCCGAGCCCGTCCGTGAGCCGCGCCGCCCGCATAGGCGCCACCACCGAGGACGAGCGCCTCCTCGAGTCGCCCACCGTCACCCCGGCGCCCGCGTTCGACTTCACCCACTCCGATCCGTGGCGCGTCTTCCGCATCATGGGCGAGTTCGTGGAGGGGTTCGACACCCTCGCGAACGTCGGCCAGGGCGTGACCATCTTCGGCTCGGCCCGGGTGCGGCCCGACGAGGCGCAGTACGAGCATGCCCGCCGCACCGCGCAGCTCCTGGCGGAGGCGGGGTTCGCGGTGATCACGGGGGGCGGCCCGGGGGTCATGGAGGCGGCCAACCGCGGGGCGCAGGAGGGGGGAGCGCTCTCCATCGGGTGCAACATCGAGCTCCCCTTCGAGCAGGGGGTCAACCCCTACGTGGACATCGCCATCAACTTCCGGTACTTCTTCGTCCGCAAGACGATGTTCGTGAAGTACGCGGAGGCGTTCATCATCTTCCCGGGCGGGTTCGGGACGATGGACGAGCTGTTCGAGGCGCTCACCCTGATCCAGACGGGGAAGGTCCGCGACTTCCCCGTGATCCTCTTCGGCTCGGAGTACTGGCAGGGGCTGCTGGACTGGCTCCGCGGCACCATGCTGGCGGAGGGGAAGATCTCCGCCCCGGACCTGGAGCTGATGGTGGTGACCGACTCGCCGGAGGAGGCGGTCCGCGTGATCCGGGAGCGCGGCGGCCGGCCCGTGGCCCCCCGCGGCGCGACGCAGGAGCCGGAGCCCCCTCCCGCGGACAGCGAGATCGTCCGCCCCGAGAGGCACGACGCACAGTAGGGAGTGCGAAAGTGCGAGGTGCGAGGTGCGAGCGTACGCACTCCCGCACCTCGCGCTCCCCCTCCCGGCCGTTTCGCACTTCGCACTCACGCACTTTCGCACTTCGGCTCCGACCATGGCCCACAGCAAGTTTCTCAGCGGGAAGCGCATCGACCCGAAGCCCATCGGCGCCAGGATGTCCGTCACCGAGCTGGTGGACGGCACCTTCCAGGCGTACAACGCCGCCCGCCTCCGCGAGGCGTGCCTCCTCCTCACCCGGAAGATGCTGGACGAGGACGTCACCGTCGGGATGACCATGACGGGGGCGCTGACGCCGGCGGGCCTCGGGATGAGCGCGGTGATCCCGCTGATCGAGGCGGGGTTCGTGGACTGGATCATCTCCACCGGCGCCAACCTGTACCACGACACCCACTTCGGGATCGGGCTGGAGCTTCGGCAGGGGAACCCGCACGTGTCCGACGTGGTGCTGCGCGACGAGGAGGTGGTCCGCATCTACGACATCTTCTTCGACTACTCGGTGCTCCTGGACACCGACGCATTCTTCCGGCGGATCATCGCCTCGGAAGAGTTCCAGCGCCCCATGTCCACCGCGGAGTTCCACTACCTGTGCGGCAGGTACGTGGCGGCGCGCGAGGCGGAGCTGGGGATCGGGCGGAAGTCGCTGCTGGCGGCGGCGTACGAGCACGCGGTGCCCATCTACACCTCGTCCCCGGGCGACTCGTCCATCGGGATGAACGTGGCGGCCAAGGCGCTGCAGGGAAACAGGCTGGCGTTCGACGTGAACGCCGACGTGAACGAGACGGCCGCGATCGTGCTGGACGCCAAGCGGCGCGGCGGGAAGAGCGCCATCTGGATCCTGGGCGGCGGCTCGCCCAAGAACTTCGCGCTCCAGACGGAGCCGCAGATCCAGGAGGTGATGGGGATCGACGAGCGCGGGCACGACTACTTCCTGCAGGTCACCGACGCGCGCCCGGACACCGGCGGCCTCTCCGGCGCCACCCCCGCTGAGGCGGTCTCCTGGGGGAAGGTGGATCCTGACCGGCTCCCCGACGCGGTGGTCTGCTACCTGGACTCCACCGTGGCGCTCCCCATCCTCACCGCCTACGCGCTCGACAACCACGCGCCGCGCACGCCCCGCCGCCTCTTCGACCGGCGCGACGAGATGATGCAGCGGATCCGCGAGGAATACGAGCGCAGCGAGCGCAACGAGGCCACGCAAGAGGCCGCGCGCGAGCACGCCGTGCACGAGAGCATGCTCGACCGCGACCGGTAGGACGGGTCACGGGCACACGGGAGCCGCACGGCGACGGTGTCGCCGTGCGGCTCGCCTGCCTGGACGGCAGGGACGAAGGCTGCGTCGGTCAGTCCAGCGAGACGACGTTCTCCGCCCGGGGGCCCTTGGGATCCTGGACGAGGTCGAACTCCACCCGCTGGCCCTGGGCGAGCGACTTGAAGCCAGATCCGCCGATGGCGGAGTGGTGTACGAACACGTCCTTGCCGCCGGAGTCCGGCTTGATGAAGCCGAACCCCTTGTCGTCCATGAACCGCTCTACGGTACCGGTCTCGCGTGCCATCGGGTCATCCTCGCTGGTGGTGGAATCTGTACCTGCCTGTCGGACGCCCGATCTTGCGTGCAAGGACCATGCTCCTCGTTCTGAGACAGCAGCAGGTGTTCTGCAGCAGGGGGGCTTCAGTGACGGGACCGAAAGGTGCGGAGCGTGGACGAACCGCAGAACCCGGCGGCCGATCCGACGGCCGCCGCTGCCACGAAAGCCGGCCCGGCGCACCCTCCGCCGGGAGGTGTGGATCCATCGAACAGAAAGGAAGGACAGACCATGGCGAGACGACCCAACTACGGTTTCGAGAAGCGGCAGAAGGAGATCGAGAAGCAGAAGAAGAAGGACGAGAAGGCTGAGAAGAAGCGGCTCCGCCAGGAGGAGGGCGGGGGGCCGGACGAGAACGGCATCGACTGGGGCGCCGCGGAGGAGCTGGGCGTGGCGCGCGAGATCCCGGAGGAGGGCGGGGACGGGGAAGCCCGCGGGTGACGGCCGCCCGGAGTGCGCCGACTCCGCCGGCCGGGCTGGACCCCGACCTCCAGGCGCGGCTGGCCTCGCTCTGCGAGGAGGGCCGCGACATCTGGGAGCGCTTCGACCTGGAGGTGCGCCAGCGGGACTTCCACCCCTTCGTGGCCGCCGACTACGAGCGCGTGCTGCAGGCCCTCCTCCCGCTCCGCGCCCCCGGGCTGCGGTTCCTGGAGTGGGGCTCGGCCACGGGAGTGATCACCATCATGGCGGACCTGCTCGGCTTCGAGGCGTACGGGATCGAGCTCGACCCGGAGCTGGTCCGCATCGCCCGCGACCTCGCCGCCCGCTTCGACTCGGGCGCCCGCTTCGCGGCGGGGAGCTTCCTCCCCATGGGATACGAGTGGCGCCCCGGCAGCGGCGACAGCCGGCTGGGCACCATCGGCGAGGGCGCCTCCGGGTACCTGGAGCTGATGCGCCCGCTGGAGGACTTCGACGTGGTGTACGGCTTCCCCTGGCACGGCGAGGAGGCGATGATGCACGACGTCATGCGCCGCTACGGCGGCCGCGGCGCGCTCCTGCTCCTCAACGACGGCACGGAGGGCGTGCGGGCGTACCGGGACGGGCGGCTGGTGCGCCCCCCCGCGGCTTGACCGCGGGGACGCTCGCGTGTACCCTTGGGCCCTCCGAGCCACCCGGCGTTCCGATGGCGTCGCGCGCGTGAAGCGTGCTTCGTAGGACGCCCGCCATGGCCCGGTGTCGGCGTCCCGGGCCGCGGCGCGACCGCGACGCCCGGAGCTGCCTTCGCCATGACCCTCGTGATGCCCGCGGCGCCCGCCGCCGCCCCGGACCTCGCCTCCCGCAGTCCCGTCTCACACTTCCTCCGCCGCCACTTCCGCCACTTCAACGCCGCCGCGCTCGTGGATGCCGCGGACGGCTACGTGCGCCACCTGGACGCCGGCGGGAGCATGCTGGTGACGCTGGCCGGCGCCATGAGCACCGCCGAGCTGGGGCTCTCCCTGGCCGAGATGATCCGGCGGGGGAAGGTGCAAGCCATCTCCTGCACCGGCGCCAACCTGGAGGAGGACGTCTTCAACCTGGTGGCGCACGACCACTACGAGCGCGTCCCCCACTACCGCGACCTCACCCCGGCCGACGAGCAGGCGCTCCTGGAGCGCCACATGAACCGGGTGACCGACACCTGCATCCCCGAGATGGAGGCCATGCGGCGGATCGAGGCCGCAGTGCTGGAGGAGTGGGTGGCCGCCGACCGCGCGGGCGAGCGGCGCTTCCCGCACGAGTTCATGTACCGGGTGCTTCGCTCCGGGAAGCTGGAGGGCGCCTACCAGATCGACCCGGAGGACTCCTGGCTCCTGGCCGCCGCCGAGCGCGACCTCCCCATGTTCGTCCCGGGGTGGGAGGACTCCACGCTGGGGAACATGTACGCCGGCCACGTGCTCTCGGGCGACGTGCGGGACGTCCACACCGTCCGCACCGGGATCGAGTACATGATCGAGCTGGCCGGCTGGTACGAGCGCACGGCCGCGGAGTCGTCCATCGGCTTCTTCCAGATCGGCGGCGGGATCGCGGGCGACTTCCCCATCTGCGTCGTGCCCATGCTGCACCAGGACCTGCAGCGCCCGGAGGTGCCGCTCTGGGGGTACTTCTGCCAGATCTCGGACTCCACCACGAGCTACGGATCGTACTCGGGCGCCGTCCCCAACGAGAAGATCACCTGGGGGAAGCTGGGAGTGGACACGCCGAAGTACGTCATCGAGTCGGACGCCTCCATCGTGGCGCCGCTGGTCTTCGCCCGCGTGCTGGGGATGTAGGTCGGCGCGATTGACCCCGCCTCCGCAGATGCGCTATCGTCCTTTCTCCGTCCACCTCCGACCGGAGACGCTCCAGACCGATGGCGACCGCCGAGACCGAGCTGCTGATCCAGACCCGCCGCGACCTGCACCGGCACCCCGAGCTGGGGTTCCAGGAGCACCGCACCGCCGGGATCGCCGCGGAGCGCCTGCGCGCCGCCGGCTACGAGGTGCGGACGGGGATCGCCGAGACGGGGGTGGTGGGGACGATGCGCGGAGGCGCGGGCGACGGCCCCACGCTCCTGCTCCGGGCGGACATGGACGCGCTCCCCATCCTGGAGGAGTGCACGCACGACTTCGTCTCCACGCAGGCGGGGACCATGCACGCCTGCGGGCACGACGCGCACGTGGCGATCGGGCTGGCGGTGGCGGAGCGCCTGGCCGCCGCGCGCGACCGCTGGCCGGGAACGGTGAAGTACGTGTTCCAGCCGGCGGAGGAGGGCGGCGGCGGCGCCCTCCGGATGGTGGACGAGGGGGTGCTGGAGGGGGTGGACGCCGCGCTCGGCCTGCACGTCTGGCTGGGCCTCCCCAGCGGCGTCGTGGGGGTGGTGCCCGGCCCGTTCATGGCCTCCGCCGCGGAGTTCGAGGTCGTCGTCCGCGGGCGCGGCGGCCACGGCGCCATCCCGCACGAGACGGTGGACGCGGTGCTCGCCGCCAGCCAGGTGGTGGTCGCGCTGCAGAGCGTCGTCTCGCGGAGCGTGTCGCCGCTGGAGTCCGCGGTGGTCTCGGTGGGCGCCCTCCAGGCGGGCGAGGCGTGCAACGTGATCGCCGACACCGCGCTGCTGCGGGGGACGGCGCGCGCCTTCACCCCCGAGCTCTGCGCCGCGCTGCCGCGGCGGATCGAGCAGGTGGTGGCGGGCGTCTGCGCCGCCATGGGCGCGGAGTACGAGTTCCACTACGACCAGAACACCCCGCCCACCATCAACGACCCGCGCGCCGCCGAGGCGGTGCGGACCGCCGCCGAGGAGGTGGTGGGGAAGGACCGCCTCCGCACCGATCCCGACGTGCGCACCATGGCCGCCGAGGACTTCGGCGAGTTCCTGCTGCGGGTGCCGGGGTGCTACTTCTTCGTGGGGGCCAGGAACGAGGAGCGGGGGCAGGTACACCCGCACCACTCCCCCCGCTTCGACGTGTGCGAGGACGCCCTGCCGGTAGCCGTGGAGGTGCTGGAGCGCGCGGCGCTGCGGGTGCTGCACCGGGGGCTGTAGGCCTCCGCTCCCCGCAAGCGGGAGACAAGGGGTACATACGACGACGGCGGCATGGCGCTCGATCCGCGCCGTGCCGCCGCTGTCGTCGGACGTTCTCGTCCGCCAGGAGGCGCATCAGCGGGCCAGTGGCACCGCGTAGAACGACTCCTAGTGCATGGCTTCGGCCGCGAACGCGAAGACGCTGGCCGCATGTCGCGTGCAGCGCTCTGGTCAGGTTGAGAACCCACCATGAGGCTTATGGCCTCTGGCAGAGGCGAGCGCAAGCAGTTCGTCGGAGCCGATGCCAAGCGCGTGGGCCTGAACGTTGAAATAGGTCTCGGCCGCAGCGACCCAGGCCAGTTCCACAAGTTCGGTCTCGGAAAAGTGGATTCGGACTTGCGCGAAGATCTCTTCGCTGACGTGCCGATCCCGCACGGCTGCCTCCGTGAAGGCGAGCGCCGCCCGCTCGCGCTCGCTGAACTGGGTGCTCGCGCGAAACTCCGCCATTGCACCAAAGCGCTCCGGCCCAATTCGGTTGCGCACTGCGTTGGCCAGGGCCAGGTCTTCGCAGAAGGAGCACCCGTTGAGGCGGGAGGTCTGTACCTGGATCAGCAGCCGCAAGGAAGGATCGATGGACAGGCCCCCTTCCATGGTGCGCTGGATCTGCGCGGCAATCGGGAGCAGGCGAAGCTTGCGGGCGTAGATCACCTTCAGGGGAGTGATTACTTTGCCGAACTGACGGTTTGCGATCCAGTAGGCGAAGCGGAGCAGCGGGTTCGCTGGGCGTTCGATCGGGCTCAGACGGGGCCCCATAGTATCCACCTCCGTGCGGAAGTATGCGAGGAAGGAGTCTCTCGACAGGTGAACCACTCGTTCCTGGGACGCGAGAGTCTCACCTCGGCCCAACGGAGCTGCTTCAGGCGCGTCGGGCCACGCCACCATCAGACTCCACAAAGATGCCCGGCCCTCCGTCGCCTGCAAGCTATGTCAGGCCGCGGGATGGAGGGAGTGCACCGGCGGCCCCGCTATGGCTGATACCCGCTCCTGGACAGTAGGTCGTCGAAGTTGCGGATCGTCAGAATGTCGTATAGTGCCCGCCTCTTGTCGGCGGCGTGGATATAGTAGGCCTCGACGATTCGGTACCCGACAAAGTAGCCCAGGTCCGCGGGGCGCTCCCCAGGCGGATCGCCATAGAACCAGCCTCCGAGATCCTTCCCGTGCATCTGCTGCTGAAAATCGCGCCAGATCTCGCACTCGTGCACACGGCCGTACGCCTGTGCCTGGGCATTGCCCCGGACCCCCGAGATCAGCTCGGCTATGAAGTCGGCGCTGCCCTCCAGGACGGCGACCGCCAGCAGCGTAGGCGCCGCCTCCGCGGCCGCATACTGCCCGGACGCCTTCTGCTGGAAGTGAATGAGCTCATGAGAGACGATGCTGCGGAGCCCCTCAGCATCACGGAACATCTCCGTTCCGACCAGAAGTCCTCGACCCGAGGCGGTTCCACCAGCGCTCAGGCGGCCGATCACAAAGTAGATATCCGGGAATACCGCCGCGGGATAGAGGTACTCGAGCGCGTAGAAGGGAGCGCGGATCGCCCGCTCCGAAGATCGCACGCTCAGGCTGGCCTCGCGGATCTCCTCGTATCGCTCCCTCCGGCGAACAATCGCCTCCGCGAGTTCTGCAGCGCTGCGGATCCGGTGGGGGATGAAGTCCTGAAGGCCCGCGGTACCCGGATCCAGGTACTCGCGCTGGAGGAGCTCCGGCAGCGTCTCGGGCGTTGCTCGATCGAACACCGCCCAGAACCGCGGGATGTCGTCGGTCACCAGGCGTGCTTAATCCGGGTGCGGCGAGACGTCGCCGCGCTGCGCCGCGCCAGGAGCGCTGCCAACGAGCGAGAATAGGAGCGCCAGCAGAGCCGAAGTCTTGAGCCGTACCATTTGGATTCCGAGGAGATGACGCGTGGCCGCCAATCCCGTGCCGAACTCACGGTCAACACCCAATACACGGGCCCTCGAGCGGCCAAACGCCCCCGATCTCAGGCGCGTGCAGCCGGACGGGAGCTTATGCCGGAGTGCAACTGGGAGTCAAGGCACCAGGCGCTCTCGAGGCCGCCGGCTGCACGTCGCATGCAGCGCTCTGGTGAGGCCGGGCGCCGCAACCGGCACGCGGACTGCAGGACCGGCGCTGCGAACGCGCTCACGCCGAAGGAGGAGACGATGCCGTACAAGAAGATCTCCGATCTCCCAGAGTCCCAGGTGGACCAGTACACCCACCATCAGAAGAAGGCCTTCCTGGAGGCATTCAACAACGCTTATGAGCAGTACGACCGCGACGAGAGCAAGGCCTTTGCGGTTGCCCACCACGCGGCCAAGCAGGCCAGCGAGAACGATGAGGACTGAGGCCTATTAACGCCCTCAAGCTCAGGCGCGTGCGGCCGAACGGGAGCTTACGCCGAAGGGCGACCGGCGCTCAAGGCACCAGGCGCTACGATGGCCGCCGGCTGCATGTCGCCTGCAGCGCAATTGGTTAGGCGCAGGGGGGCCTACTCCGATTCGTAGGCCCAGAATGCAGAGGGTGGGAGGATTCGGATCCCGGAGAAGACTTCAAGGGTGAGCAGGTCCTTGTCTCCGGTGACGATGCACGCACACTGACCCGCAAGAGCAGTGGCCAGCACCCAGTCATCGTCGGGATCCCGGCAGGTGGGGAGATCCAGGGGAGGCGGTTCGATCACCTCCATCCGGGGGCGCAGCAGAGCGACCGCGCGTTGGACCTTGTCGGACGGGACCTTGAATTTCCGAAGGAGCTTGTCCGCGAACTCCTCAAGGATGAACTCGGAAGCAACAATCCGATGCGCGCGCTCACAGTGCTCCAGCAGGTCGTGGCACACGCCTCTGGAAACGAAGGCGGCGAGAAGGACATTCGTGTCCAGGACCAGCCTCACGACACCTCGCGGAAGACGTCCTCGTCCGTATAGATCCCCTGCGCCTCAGCATACGGCATGAGCTCCTGCCGCAATCGACGGAATCGGCGGGTGAAGAGGTACTCACGAAGCGCCTCGCGGACCAGGTCGCTCCGGGAGACGCCCTCGGCTTGCGTGAAACGGTCGAGTTCGGCCTTGAGTTCTTCGGGCAGACTGATCGAGATACTTTCGCGCACGATGGCCTCCTCTGGTTGCGCCGTGTGCCACAATCTAGCACAGCCTGCCGGGGACCCGCCAGATGCACGATCATTCCGAGCCCAACACCCTCGAGTCCGGGTGCGTGCAGCCAAGCCGCACCATCCAGACACGGCGACTGGCGTTCAGTCACCCGGCGAGAATGCATCGCCGGCTGCACGTCTCCCGGGACGTATTCGTTAGGCGCGCGGGGGCTCCGCGCGGTAGCCAAGCACACGAGCAAGCGGAGCCAGCGCACCCAACAGCGCGCTGCACGAGCGCAGGAGGATGCGTCAGGGAGGCCGGGCCCACCTACATGCTAGCTCTGAAGGTCACGAACCAGCAGGAAGCAGCGCGCCTCACCCAAAAGCTCAGGCGCCCCGGGCGGACACCAGCGCTCGTGTTGGGCCAGTCGAGCCGTGCCACATTACAACTTATCTCCGCACCACGCGAGAGGCTCGACGTACCCACTCAAAGCCGCATTCCGAACAACAGGGACAAGAGCATTCCATTGGCGGGTGGACCCTCTGCCAAGCGCCAGCGCGGCGGCCCCGTGAACTCCATGCTGAGCCCGGCTATGAATGGCTTCACGGAGAGGGGAAAGCCTCCTTGTATGCGCCAATGCCAATCCGCTGCAAAGGACGCGATGACATACGTGGCATCAATGCGTGCCCACCCACTGCGCGTGCCCCAGAGCAAGGGAAAGCCAATTTCGACGCCCTGCCGAAATCCACCTCCGGGCGCACGGCGATAGCCCAATGTGATCCCCCCGGCCATCGCGTCGTTGGGGTGGATCAGGTATCCAACACGTAGAGCTTGGCGCTGGGTATGATCCGGCAGATGGAAGTTCTCGACCCTCAGCTCGCCATAGACACCGTTCTGGAGAAATTCGATGCTCTGCGAGTGTGCCCCTCCCGCCTGGTCGGGCTCATCAAAGCCCCCGACGCCACCGGTGAGATACACCGACACATGGTTGTCCATGAAGCCGGGACGTACCGTGTCCCGGACCGGGTTCATCAGAACAATGGTCGAAGGCGCAAAAAGCATGACGGCCCCCAGTGCGACGAGCGCAGGCAGCATCAGCGGATGGTGCGGATTCCCCACTCGTGCCGTATCCCTGCGCCCTGTATCTGCGGGCACAGAATCGCTCGGCACTTCTAGCGTCTGCGAAGCGGCTGGTCTGTTCAGAGGCTGAACCACCAGCATGGCAGACAGAACCAGGAAGATCACCCAGGGGAAGTGCATTGTGCGATCTCTGGCGGCTATCTGTGTCAATGACGTACGCGATCCGCAGGGAGAAGACAGCAAGTGGGTCGTGCTCATCACCGTTCCTGCGTCACGAGATCCCCGGCCGCCGACGCCGAAGTGCAACCGGCGCTCAAGGCACCAGCGGGGACAAGGGCCGCCGGCTGCAGAATGACACGTCCGCGTCTCCATGCCCGAGCAGGCCCGAACCAGCCGCTCAGGACCGGAAGGGACCCTTCGAGCGTCCGGCGCGGACTCCTACCGCGCGCGCCACGCGAGAACCGCCTCGAGCGCGGCCCGATCGTAGAGGCGCCCCCCGATCATCACGGCGCGGACCCTCGCCAGGTTCGCCACATCCGCGAGCGGGTCGGCATCGAGCAGCACCAGGTCCGCAACTTGGCCTTCCCGAACCGAGCCTACGGAATCCGCCATTCCCATCCAGCGGGCGGATGCGAGCGTGGCGCTGCGGAGCGCCTCGAACGGCGTCATCCCGGCTTCCCGGGTGAGGAGAGCGAGCTCCTCGTGGAGACTGCTTCCGGGGTAGACCAGGTACATACCGAGGTCGGAACCGGGCAGGATCGGCACGCCGAGTCGGTGCATCTCGCGAAGGGCGGCCGTCTCGCGGGCATATTGCCGGCGCCAGGCCTCCACAGACTCGGCACTGCGCTCCGAAGGGCGCAGCATGCGCAGCCGCACCGCCCACTGGGTGCGTTCATGGGCAGAGATCCAGCGGTTCCGAGGGTCGACCGCGCCCAGTGAATCGTTCACCAGAGTCCAGAACCGGTCCGTCGGAATGCCCTCCTGGCCCGAGACCAGGAGTGTCGGAACGAACGCGGCCTCCCGCTCCCGCATGCGTGCCGCGAGCGCCTCGCGGGACGGGGCAGGCATCGTGTCCAGCGCGCGCGCAAACCCCCACCCATGCTCGAAGCTCCGCTGGCCCGCCTCGAGCGCCTGCCATGGACTCACCCAACGCAGCGTCTGCGGCGCGTGTCCTACGAGAGAGAGCCCGCGTGACCGCGCGGCGGCGGCGAGCGCGAGGTAGTTCTCGCCGGAGCCTGGATCGATGAACTTCAGCATCGTCCCGCCCGCACGCACGACGCTGTCGGCTACCGCCTCCGCCTCATCGGCGCTGGCGACGACCAGACGTCCACGGCTCCACCTCGGCGTCGGGTGCGGCGTACCCGCAGCACCCGCTGCGAGTCGCTCCATGAACGCAAGGCTCCCCTGCGTCTCCACGATGAACCCCGCTGTCGCAATGCGCGGGGCGGGGAGGTTCCGCCTCGCTGCTTCCTCGCGCATGCTGTCGGCCTCGGCCGCGCGCAGCGTCCCCACGTCTCGCACGGAGGTCACGCCATGGGCGGCGAGAAGCGGGAGCCACTCGACGTCCTTCTCGTTCAGGTGCACGTGCATGTCCCACAGGCCGGGGACGAGATAACGCCCAGTGCCATCGATCACCGTCGCTCCTTCGGGCACGCGCACCGCCCCCGAAGGACCTGCCGCCGTAATACGCCCGTCCCGGACTACAACGGTCCAGTCGCGGCGCAGCTCAGGGGTGGTTCCGTCGGCCACGCCGACATGCGCGAACGCGACGGCAGCGGGTGGCGATGCCGCGTCTCTGGCCGGTTGACTACCGGCGCAGGCCCCGACGGTGCAGGCAAGGACGACTCCCGCGAGGGGGCGGAGAAACGAGAGGCGCATCGGGGACCCTGGGTGAGTGTGGCGGGCGACATCGTTCCGTCCGTCAAGTTGAAGGCGGAGCATGACCGGCGCTCAAGGAACCCGGCGCTTCGATGGTCGCCGGCTGCATGTCGCCTGCAGCGCAATCGTTAGGCGGCAGGAGCTGGTTCCTTCGAGAGGACCTTGAGCAGGTGATACTCGGCACTGGACCCATCTTGAGGTGGGTTGCGGATCTGAAGACGCCGCACCAGGAGGACGTACGTGTACCCGGGCTCGAAGGTGAACCCCTCGATCGCATCATAGAAGTACGTCCACTCGGTGCTCTTGGGTTCCTTCACCAGGAGACACTGTTGAGGGACGAACCCGACGCAATCGACGGTTTGTGGGCCGACTTGAAGCGTGAGAGTCGAAGAGCGATCTGGCTCTACGATGCC comes from the Longimicrobiaceae bacterium genome and includes:
- a CDS encoding amidohydrolase family protein; its protein translation is MIDGTGRYLVPGLWDMHVHLNEKDVEWLPLLAAHGVTSVRDVGTLRAAEADSMREEAARRNLPAPRIATAGFIVETQGSLAFMERLAAGAAGTPHPTPRWSRGRLVVASADEAEAVADSVVRAGGTMLKFIDPGSGENYLALAAAARSRGLSLVGHAPQTLRWVSPWQALEAGQRSFEHGWGFARALDTMPAPSREALAARMREREAAFVPTLLVSGQEGIPTDRFWTLVNDSLGAVDPRNRWISAHERTQWAVRLRMLRPSERSAESVEAWRRQYARETAALREMHRLGVPILPGSDLGMYLVYPGSSLHEELALLTREAGMTPFEALRSATLASARWMGMADSVGSVREGQVADLVLLDADPLADVANLARVRAVMIGGRLYDRAALEAVLAWRAR
- a CDS encoding DUF4377 domain-containing protein, with the translated sequence MRSFCAGLLLLVLAVPVLTGCGIVEPDRSSTLTLQVGPQTVDCVGFVPQQCLLVKEPKSTEWTYFYDAIEGFTFEPGYTYVLLVRRLQIRNPPQDGSSAEYHLLKVLSKEPAPAA